Proteins from a genomic interval of Dehalococcoidia bacterium:
- a CDS encoding fused MFS/spermidine synthase, translating into MELAKTPARSSLLTGAAGLVGLLVLSLILSGASGLIYQVIWFRVLGLIFGVTVHATSAVLAAFMAGLAVGSVLAGRFADRMKRPLLAYGIVEIAIGVFGLGSLWAFDLLQPIYKALALSVTDSVLVLSVIRFVLAFLIMLLPTTLMGATMPLVVRSSLLRAGSLSRNVSLLYAANTFGAVAGAFTSAFYLIGWYGVTATTAIAAGINLLVGGLWIALSLAAPRETEAAPPNVDAVAELRPSERISPATARLVLIVYGLSGAIALAYEVVWTRLLAGIFPSTVYAFAMMLCAILSGIALGSWAVNGIITRRANWLFWFAILEVALGLTAVLSLTAIAHAYRVEGLVRGWLGWTAETLVVNEPWFMLAFAFFCIGPTAFLMGVTFPVATKLYASGFTDVGRRVGTIYGVNVLGALAGSLGGGLVLIPLLGAQRALWALAIGNALLGVGILLATPERVRPRLAVAAASAALFLLLAFLSPDVYRTLFSTDPQTTETIWFHEGQDANVRVARDLEGNLVLFTNSAGQNNDSRAEAVFHYQLGLLGPLLHPNPTEVLVVGLGVGQTAGAASLHPGTRTTVVELLPGVIEAAPLFSHVNFNLHQNPAVTIVAADGRNFLLLAGQRFDVIESDPIWPTHAGAANLYSVDYYRLARQALKDDGIMVQWVDASLPEHAYKMMVRSFYEVFPEATMWYHGTILVGAKGPLRLDYDAIEAKFQHPRLRAVLDDLGIRGVNDLMREFVARPEEVRAFLGPGPVISDRYPVIEYINSIPSGTLGADLRWRRVASYISARERPDDAIVFSEASVARLFRSFHAAKLAEYYPPSGVAGRESEVAAALKALLDRHERLWFIPWWQNENDQFFERWLNGNAYQVSNRLIGNIRVHLYASARGEPALQPSRLDFGNTIRIVGWAVDRRELSVGDILRVALHVEALQDLDSDVKIAVRLIGPTGQVVAASDRLPRDAPTSSWKAGTRVLDRIGILIPPGTPAGRYRLDLDLYRPADGSRLVPAAPNAPGQRVLLGDVTVLETTRLFPAEAVEAAALSSATFGDAVRLAGFTLDLAPRRPGDEIEAALYWQQLADGATRTVRLVVGSPERPAGAAELDVGRRDSRAGTISRQDGRVRVRPGTPSGRYDVWIVDRAAPDNREWLGRVDIIAPPPLPAPAPPEIPLGAHFGELIALEGLSIRREGADLAVTLVWRAERDVPTNYVVFVHLLDERGTIVAQSDQPPAAGGAPTGGWLPGQRIGDLHRLRADPAGARLAVGLYDPRTGQRLPTAEGDAVVLPLP; encoded by the coding sequence ATGGAACTCGCGAAGACGCCGGCACGCAGCAGTCTGCTGACAGGAGCGGCTGGGCTCGTCGGCCTGCTCGTCCTCTCCCTCATCCTGAGCGGCGCAAGCGGCCTCATCTATCAAGTCATCTGGTTTCGCGTTCTCGGCCTCATCTTCGGGGTGACGGTGCACGCGACAAGCGCCGTGCTCGCCGCCTTCATGGCTGGCTTGGCGGTCGGCAGCGTTCTCGCCGGCCGCTTTGCCGACCGCATGAAGCGCCCCCTCCTTGCCTACGGCATCGTCGAGATCGCTATCGGGGTCTTCGGGCTCGGCAGCCTGTGGGCATTCGACCTGCTCCAGCCGATCTACAAGGCGCTTGCGCTTTCAGTGACCGATTCCGTGCTGGTGCTCTCGGTCATTCGCTTCGTCCTTGCCTTTCTGATCATGCTCCTCCCCACAACGCTGATGGGCGCCACGATGCCGCTTGTCGTCCGCTCGTCGCTTCTGCGGGCGGGCAGCTTGTCGCGCAATGTAAGTCTCCTCTACGCCGCCAACACCTTCGGCGCAGTGGCCGGCGCCTTCACGTCGGCGTTCTACTTGATCGGCTGGTACGGCGTCACCGCGACGACAGCGATTGCCGCCGGGATCAACCTCCTCGTCGGAGGGCTGTGGATCGCGCTCTCCCTCGCTGCTCCCCGCGAGACTGAAGCTGCGCCGCCGAATGTCGACGCAGTGGCAGAGCTCCGTCCGAGCGAGCGGATCTCCCCCGCAACGGCGCGCTTGGTGCTCATCGTCTACGGCCTGTCCGGCGCGATCGCTCTCGCCTATGAGGTTGTCTGGACGCGTCTCCTCGCCGGGATCTTCCCGAGCACGGTCTACGCCTTCGCGATGATGCTGTGCGCCATTCTCAGCGGGATCGCCCTCGGCAGCTGGGCAGTGAACGGCATCATCACCCGGCGCGCGAACTGGCTGTTCTGGTTCGCCATCCTCGAGGTCGCCCTCGGCCTGACCGCCGTCCTCTCCCTCACCGCCATCGCCCACGCCTATCGCGTCGAGGGGCTGGTGCGCGGCTGGCTCGGCTGGACGGCGGAGACGCTCGTTGTCAACGAGCCGTGGTTCATGCTGGCATTCGCTTTCTTCTGCATCGGGCCGACGGCCTTCCTCATGGGCGTCACCTTTCCCGTCGCGACCAAGCTGTATGCGAGCGGCTTCACCGATGTCGGCCGGCGGGTCGGCACAATCTACGGCGTCAATGTGCTCGGCGCGCTCGCCGGTTCGCTCGGCGGAGGATTGGTCCTGATCCCGCTGCTCGGCGCTCAGCGCGCCCTCTGGGCGCTCGCGATCGGCAACGCCCTGCTTGGGGTTGGGATTCTGCTCGCCACCCCCGAGCGCGTCAGACCGCGCCTCGCTGTCGCTGCGGCGAGCGCGGCGCTCTTTCTCCTGCTCGCGTTCCTCTCGCCCGATGTCTACCGCACGCTCTTCTCGACCGACCCCCAAACAACCGAGACGATCTGGTTCCACGAAGGGCAGGACGCTAACGTCCGGGTAGCGCGCGACCTTGAGGGCAACCTCGTCCTCTTCACCAACAGCGCCGGACAGAACAATGACTCGCGGGCGGAAGCAGTCTTCCACTACCAGCTTGGGCTGCTTGGTCCGCTGCTCCACCCCAATCCGACCGAGGTGCTCGTCGTCGGGCTGGGGGTTGGACAGACCGCCGGCGCAGCGTCGCTCCACCCCGGAACGCGCACCACCGTTGTCGAGCTGCTGCCGGGAGTGATCGAGGCGGCGCCCCTGTTCAGCCATGTCAACTTCAATCTGCATCAGAACCCTGCCGTCACCATCGTCGCCGCCGACGGGCGCAACTTCCTGCTCCTTGCCGGCCAGCGGTTTGATGTCATCGAGTCTGACCCGATTTGGCCCACCCACGCCGGCGCGGCGAACCTCTATTCAGTCGACTACTACCGCCTCGCCCGCCAAGCGCTGAAGGACGACGGCATCATGGTCCAATGGGTAGACGCTTCGCTGCCCGAGCACGCCTACAAGATGATGGTGCGCTCGTTCTACGAGGTGTTCCCCGAAGCGACGATGTGGTATCACGGCACGATCCTCGTCGGCGCGAAAGGGCCGCTGCGGCTCGACTACGACGCGATCGAGGCAAAATTTCAGCATCCCCGTCTTCGGGCAGTGCTGGACGACTTGGGCATTCGCGGGGTCAACGACCTGATGCGCGAATTTGTCGCGCGCCCGGAAGAAGTGCGCGCATTTCTGGGGCCGGGCCCGGTCATTTCGGACCGCTATCCCGTCATCGAGTACATCAACAGCATTCCCTCCGGAACGCTTGGCGCCGACCTGCGCTGGCGGCGCGTCGCCTCCTACATCTCGGCGCGCGAACGGCCCGACGATGCCATTGTTTTCAGCGAAGCGTCGGTGGCCCGACTCTTCCGCTCCTTCCACGCCGCCAAGCTGGCCGAGTACTATCCGCCGAGCGGCGTCGCCGGCCGCGAGAGCGAGGTCGCTGCGGCGCTCAAGGCGCTCCTCGACCGGCATGAGCGGCTCTGGTTCATCCCTTGGTGGCAGAATGAGAACGACCAGTTCTTCGAGCGCTGGCTCAACGGCAATGCCTACCAAGTGTCGAACCGGCTGATCGGCAACATCCGCGTCCACCTCTATGCGAGCGCGCGCGGTGAGCCGGCGCTCCAGCCGTCGCGTCTCGACTTCGGCAACACGATCCGCATTGTCGGCTGGGCGGTTGACCGGCGCGAGCTGAGCGTAGGCGACATCCTTCGCGTGGCGCTCCACGTCGAAGCGCTGCAGGATCTCGACAGTGACGTCAAGATCGCCGTCCGCCTGATCGGGCCGACCGGACAGGTCGTTGCTGCCTCTGACCGGCTCCCGCGCGACGCGCCGACGTCCTCGTGGAAGGCCGGGACGCGCGTCCTCGACCGGATCGGCATCCTCATCCCGCCGGGAACGCCGGCAGGGCGCTATCGTCTCGACCTCGATCTCTACCGTCCAGCGGATGGCAGCCGGCTGGTGCCTGCCGCCCCGAACGCGCCGGGACAGCGCGTCCTTCTTGGCGACGTCACGGTCCTAGAGACGACCCGTCTCTTCCCAGCTGAAGCTGTCGAAGCGGCGGCCCTTTCGAGCGCAACATTCGGCGACGCTGTCCGCCTTGCCGGCTTCACCCTCGACCTCGCTCCGCGCCGGCCGGGCGACGAGATCGAAGCGGCACTCTACTGGCAGCAGCTCGCCGACGGCGCAACGCGGACAGTCCGGCTCGTGGTCGGCAGCCCAGAGCGTCCCGCGGGCGCCGCCGAGCTTGATGTGGGACGGCGAGACAGCCGAGCCGGCACGATCAGCCGCCAAGACGGGCGGGTGCGGGTGCGCCCGGGGACGCCGTCCGGCCGCTATGACGTCTGGATCGTCGACCGGGCGGCCCCCGACAACCGAGAATGGCTCGGCCGCGTCGACATCATCGCGCCGCCGCCCCTGCCTGCTCCCGCTCCTCCTGAGATCCCCCTCGGGGCGCACTTCGGCGAGTTGATCGCCCTCGAGGGGCTTTCGATCCGCCGCGAGGGCGCAGACCTTGCCGTGACGCTGGTTTGGCGCGCGGAGCGCGACGTGCCGACGAACTACGTCGTCTTTGTCCACTTGCTCGACGAGCGCGGAACGATTGTGGCCCAGTCGGACCAGCCGCCGGCAGCAGGCGGAGCGCCGACCGGCGGATGGCTGCCCGGCCAACGCATCGGCGACCTCCACCGTCTCCGCGCCGACCCTGCCGGCGCGCGCCTTGCGGTTGGGCTTTATGACCCCCGAACCGGGCAGCGGCTCCCGACCGCCGAAGGCGATGCCGTCGTGCTCCCGCTCCCCTGA
- a CDS encoding zinc-ribbon domain containing protein: MALQDKTLTCRDCGHQFVFTVSEQEFFFSKGFLNNPSRCQDCRASRKARIAAQAASGGAGPFSGTRVTSNGRREYTRATCSSCGGEALLPFTPRGDRPVYCSDCFDQVRSFR; encoded by the coding sequence TTGGCGTTGCAAGACAAAACCCTCACCTGTCGAGATTGCGGCCACCAGTTTGTGTTCACCGTCAGCGAACAGGAATTCTTCTTCTCCAAAGGGTTCCTGAACAACCCAAGCCGCTGCCAAGACTGTCGAGCGAGCCGCAAGGCGCGAATTGCTGCGCAGGCGGCCTCGGGAGGCGCCGGCCCGTTCTCAGGAACTAGGGTGACCAGCAACGGGAGGCGCGAATACACACGCGCAACCTGCTCCTCCTGCGGCGGCGAAGCGCTGCTCCCCTTCACTCCACGCGGGGACCGGCCCGTCTATTGCTCCGACTGCTTCGACCAAGTGCGCTCTTTCCGCTGA
- the infA gene encoding translation initiation factor IF-1 — protein sequence MAKSETIEVEGTVVDTLPNAMFRVRLANDHEVLAHVSGKIRKNYIRVLLGDRVLVELSPYDLTRGRITYRFK from the coding sequence ATGGCTAAATCAGAGACGATTGAAGTTGAAGGGACAGTCGTCGATACCTTGCCGAACGCGATGTTTCGTGTCCGGCTGGCGAACGATCACGAAGTGCTCGCTCATGTTTCGGGAAAGATCCGAAAAAATTACATCCGTGTCCTGCTTGGAGACCGCGTTCTCGTCGAACTTTCTCCGTATGACCTGACCCGGGGGCGGATCACCTATCGATTCAAGTAA
- the pdxH gene encoding pyridoxamine 5'-phosphate oxidase: MAQLRIEYRDTPLDESSVAADPHEQLCRWIADAIRAGLPEPNAFTLATASSDGDPAARVVLAKSLDEGKVIFYTNYESDKGRQLEANPRAAAVFFWPELQRQVRLSGRVERVGREMTRAYFQTRPEGARLSAWVSPQSRVIPDRAWLERELERAAQEPGIRLIEPPPHWGGYALLPARYEFWQGRPNRLHDRLRYVRQGDGWRVERLAP; encoded by the coding sequence CTGGCGCAGCTGCGGATCGAGTATCGTGATACGCCGCTAGATGAATCGTCGGTCGCCGCCGACCCTCACGAGCAGCTCTGCCGCTGGATAGCCGACGCGATCCGGGCCGGTCTTCCCGAGCCGAACGCCTTCACCCTCGCGACGGCCAGCAGCGATGGCGACCCAGCTGCGCGCGTTGTCCTCGCCAAATCGCTCGACGAGGGGAAAGTGATCTTCTACACCAATTACGAGAGCGACAAGGGCCGTCAGCTTGAGGCCAATCCCCGCGCTGCGGCGGTCTTCTTCTGGCCCGAACTGCAGCGCCAAGTGCGGCTGAGCGGCCGGGTGGAGCGCGTGGGGCGTGAGATGACGCGAGCCTACTTCCAGACCCGTCCCGAAGGCGCCCGCCTGAGCGCGTGGGTCTCCCCCCAGAGCCGGGTTATCCCCGACCGCGCGTGGCTCGAGCGCGAACTGGAGCGCGCCGCTCAGGAGCCGGGGATCCGCCTCATCGAGCCGCCCCCCCACTGGGGCGGCTACGCGCTTCTGCCCGCGCGCTACGAGTTCTGGCAAGGCCGTCCGAACCGCCTCCACGACCGGCTTCGCTACGTGCGTCAGGGCGACGGCTGGCGGGTCGAGCGTCTCGCGCCCTGA
- a CDS encoding fused MFS/spermidine synthase, translated as MTTALQSIARPLASRAARPAVLAALLAFSLLLTGASGLIYQVVWFRVLGLIFGVTVHATSAVLAAFMAGLAIGSLLAARITDRLKNPLLIYGLVEIVIGALGAVSLPALGLLQPLYRALALQLPETPLLVTTVRFVLAFAIMLAPTTLMGVTLPLVVRAVVQQAGSLSGAVSFLYGANTFGAIAGAFLAGFVFIGSFGVPATVGIAAAFNLAVGALWVALALGPLRPPAADDAAVAHAVSAEAPRFRVSPTVATTVLAAYGLSGFVALAYEVVWTRVLAGILPSTVYAFTLMLCAILSGIAVGSWAINPLLKRRANWVLIFVGLEIAIAALALLSLAFMAQATRLEAFFLRGAPEGAYLLGRPQFMIPFTFAAIFPVAFLMGVTFPVAALLYAAGRTDVGRRIGSVYGANVLGAVSGSLAAGLVLIPLLGAQRTLWLLSLGNILAGLAVLFAARPPWRLRLAFTAVGAAVLLVAAVASPNLYVALSEGEARGLRTIWLHEGQDATVSVVRAPDTRLYLKVNSQGMGADGGPQARFHHRLGHLGPLLHPNPRELLIIGLGVGATAGASALHPGLHVTIVELVPGVVEAAELFRAANYDVLRQPNVSLVIDDGRNYLLLTNRKFDIIESDPILPRNAGAANLYSADFYRLVRGALKDDGMFVQWVDPTLPPAAHRMMVRTFLQEFPGATMWENGAILVGSREPVRVTPERLNTRLQTFPLAAALEAAGLRTADDLLRGYVGGPRELAFYAGAGPVMTDANPYIEYYLSLPSGGSVPDLRWLPAATHLAHAARPGDGIVYGNPAFKPLLTALAAPPLPDIVLPADAPLDAATEATLRDFAAKGRLWFIPTPGSARDEQLIAMLSRLKRRVEDQQHALVRMLLFDE; from the coding sequence ATGACCACTGCCCTGCAATCGATTGCCCGCCCCCTCGCCTCTCGCGCTGCCCGCCCTGCCGTCCTTGCTGCCCTGCTCGCCTTCTCGCTGCTGCTGACGGGCGCAAGCGGCTTGATTTACCAAGTCGTCTGGTTCCGCGTTCTTGGGCTCATCTTCGGCGTTACGGTCCACGCCACCAGCGCCGTGCTTGCCGCCTTTATGGCGGGTCTTGCGATCGGCAGCTTGCTCGCTGCCCGTATCACCGACCGCCTCAAGAACCCGCTGCTTATCTACGGGCTCGTTGAGATCGTGATCGGGGCGCTCGGCGCTGTCAGCCTCCCTGCGCTGGGGCTCCTCCAGCCGCTCTACCGCGCCCTTGCGCTCCAGCTGCCCGAAACCCCACTCCTCGTCACGACTGTCCGCTTTGTGCTCGCTTTCGCGATCATGCTGGCGCCGACGACGCTGATGGGCGTGACCCTCCCGCTCGTCGTCCGCGCCGTTGTTCAGCAAGCCGGCAGCCTCTCCGGTGCCGTCAGCTTTTTGTATGGGGCGAACACCTTCGGCGCAATCGCCGGCGCCTTCCTTGCCGGCTTCGTCTTCATCGGTTCGTTCGGCGTTCCGGCCACGGTGGGAATCGCCGCCGCATTCAACCTCGCTGTCGGCGCGCTCTGGGTGGCGCTGGCGCTCGGTCCGCTCCGTCCTCCGGCCGCAGACGATGCCGCCGTGGCGCATGCCGTCTCTGCCGAGGCGCCGCGTTTTCGCGTCTCGCCCACGGTAGCGACGACCGTGCTCGCTGCGTACGGCCTCTCGGGGTTTGTCGCGCTCGCGTACGAGGTTGTCTGGACGCGCGTACTGGCCGGCATCCTTCCCAGCACCGTCTATGCTTTTACGCTGATGCTCTGCGCGATCCTTTCGGGGATTGCGGTCGGCAGCTGGGCGATCAACCCCCTGCTGAAGCGGCGCGCCAACTGGGTGCTCATCTTTGTCGGGCTCGAGATCGCCATTGCAGCGCTCGCCCTGCTTTCGCTCGCGTTTATGGCGCAGGCAACGCGGCTGGAGGCGTTCTTCCTCCGCGGCGCTCCTGAAGGCGCGTATCTGCTCGGGCGTCCCCAGTTCATGATCCCCTTCACCTTCGCAGCGATCTTTCCGGTCGCGTTCCTGATGGGGGTCACCTTCCCCGTCGCCGCCCTGCTCTACGCCGCAGGACGCACCGATGTCGGCCGCCGGATCGGCTCGGTCTATGGGGCGAACGTGCTCGGCGCGGTCAGCGGCTCTCTTGCGGCCGGCCTTGTCCTGATCCCGCTCTTGGGCGCGCAGCGGACGCTCTGGCTGCTCTCGCTCGGCAATATCCTCGCCGGCCTCGCCGTGCTCTTCGCCGCCCGCCCGCCATGGCGGCTGCGCCTCGCTTTCACGGCGGTCGGTGCGGCGGTGCTCCTTGTCGCCGCCGTCGCGTCGCCAAATCTCTACGTCGCGCTTTCCGAAGGCGAAGCGCGGGGGCTGCGCACAATCTGGCTGCATGAAGGACAAGACGCGACTGTTTCCGTCGTCCGCGCGCCCGATACGCGGCTCTACCTGAAGGTGAACAGCCAAGGCATGGGCGCCGACGGCGGGCCGCAAGCACGCTTTCATCACCGTCTCGGTCACCTTGGACCGCTGCTCCATCCCAATCCGCGCGAACTGCTGATCATCGGTCTCGGCGTGGGAGCGACCGCGGGCGCCTCCGCGCTTCACCCGGGCCTCCATGTCACGATTGTCGAACTCGTGCCCGGGGTCGTCGAAGCGGCCGAACTGTTTCGAGCGGCGAATTACGATGTCCTGCGCCAGCCGAACGTCTCGCTGGTCATCGACGATGGCCGGAACTACCTGCTGCTCACGAACCGGAAGTTCGACATCATCGAGTCGGACCCCATTCTGCCGCGCAACGCGGGGGCGGCGAACCTCTATTCCGCAGATTTCTACCGGCTTGTGCGCGGGGCGCTCAAAGACGACGGGATGTTCGTCCAATGGGTTGACCCGACGCTTCCCCCTGCCGCCCACCGCATGATGGTCCGCACCTTCCTGCAGGAGTTTCCGGGAGCGACGATGTGGGAGAACGGCGCGATCCTCGTCGGCTCGCGTGAGCCGGTGCGGGTGACGCCGGAGCGGCTGAACACCCGCCTCCAGACATTCCCGCTCGCGGCGGCGCTCGAAGCAGCCGGCCTGAGAACGGCGGATGACCTCCTCCGCGGCTATGTTGGGGGACCGCGTGAACTCGCCTTCTACGCCGGCGCAGGGCCGGTCATGACTGACGCGAACCCGTACATCGAGTACTACCTCTCGCTGCCGAGCGGCGGCTCTGTCCCTGACCTGCGGTGGCTCCCCGCCGCGACCCACCTCGCGCACGCGGCGCGGCCCGGCGACGGCATTGTTTACGGCAATCCCGCCTTCAAGCCGCTGCTGACAGCGCTGGCGGCCCCGCCTCTGCCGGACATCGTTTTGCCGGCCGACGCGCCGCTCGATGCGGCGACCGAGGCAACCCTGCGCGACTTCGCCGCGAAAGGACGCCTCTGGTTCATCCCGACGCCCGGCAGCGCGCGCGACGAGCAGCTGATCGCCATGCTCAGCCGACTGAAACGGCGTGTCGAAGACCAGCAGCACGCCCTTGTGCGGATGCTGCTCTT